In the genome of Pseudomonas sp. LBUM920, one region contains:
- a CDS encoding antibiotic biosynthesis monooxygenase, translated as MSTSPVTLMVARRVAKGRYEELMAWLCEGEQLATDFPGYLGSGVLAPPPHDDEFQIIFRFADEKTLHAWEFSASRSTWLSRGSELFADPSEHRVSGIDGWFGAVGARPPRWKQAVAIWLAFFPVSLLFNFVLGPLLNELDLAPRVLVSTLALTPLMVFWFIPLSTHLLANWLHPTPPTRKVAEAAA; from the coding sequence ATGTCTACCTCCCCTGTCACCTTGATGGTTGCGCGCCGCGTGGCCAAAGGGCGTTATGAAGAATTGATGGCCTGGCTGTGTGAAGGCGAGCAATTGGCCACTGACTTCCCCGGTTACCTGGGTTCCGGTGTACTGGCTCCGCCGCCCCATGACGACGAGTTTCAAATCATCTTCCGCTTTGCCGACGAAAAAACCCTGCACGCCTGGGAGTTTTCCGCCTCGCGCAGTACCTGGTTGAGCCGTGGCAGCGAGCTGTTCGCCGACCCGTCCGAGCATCGCGTCAGTGGCATCGATGGCTGGTTCGGCGCCGTGGGTGCACGGCCGCCGCGCTGGAAACAGGCTGTGGCGATCTGGCTGGCGTTTTTCCCGGTGTCGCTGCTGTTCAACTTCGTCCTGGGGCCGCTGCTCAACGAATTGGACCTGGCCCCACGCGTGCTGGTCAGCACCCTGGCGCTCACGCCCTTGATGGTTTTCTGGTTCATTCCCTTGTCGACGCACCTGCTGGCGAACTGGCTGCACCCCACACCGCCGACGCGCAAGGTCGCCGAAGCTGCCGCTTGA